The DNA region TCACCGCCGCGGCGGCCGGCGTCGCGTCCTCGTCGCGCTCCGCCATGAGCACGGCCAGAAGCACCGCCGCCGCGTACCACATCGTCTCCATGCCCGACAGCGCGTAATGCACCAGGGCCGGATTCGCGATCACCGCGACAAACGCGAAATCCGCCGCGCGCCGGTCGACCTCCGTCGCCTTAGCATCGGTCGAAGGATCCGCGAGAATGCGCGCGCGTACGAGCGTCGCGACAAGCGCGAGCGCCGCGAGTGAGACAACGACGGTCACGACGCGAAGGTCCAGGCCGAGCATCGCGAACGGCGCGAGCAATAGCATCTGCAAAAACGCCGTGCAGCCTTCCACGCGCTCGCCCGCATTGAAAACCGGCCCGATCCCCTCGCCGAGATTTCGCGCGTAGACGAGCGTGATGTACGCGTCGTCGATGAGCGCGAGCCCGCGCGCGGCGAAGCCGACGGTGGCAAGGACCGCGAAGCCGCCGAAAAACACGCGTGCGATGCCGCCGCGCGCCAGGACACGCGCCGTGACACGCGCCGTCGCGCCGGCCGGAGAGTCTCGCGACGTCGTGTGGAAATCGTTCATGAATGGCAAAACGCCCGCGGGCGACAAACCCGCGGGCGCATCATTCTTGCGTCAGATCCTTCGATCAGCAGCCGCAGCAGCCGTCGTCGTCATCGTCGTCATCGTCATCGTCATCGTCATCGTCGTCGGTCGCCGCGTCATCGTCATCCGCGTCATCGTCGTCGCTGTCGTCGTCGTCCGCGTCGTCGTCGTCCGTGTCGTCATCGTCCCCGTCCGGGCCCTCGACCGTGATCGACACCGTATCCGGCGCCGAGCTGTCGATGCCGTCGGACACGACAAGCTCGAATTCGTACGTTCCGGACAGAAGCGCGGTGAAGCTCGGCGCCGCGGCGGTCGCATCCGACAGAATCACCGTCTCCGGGCCGGACAGTTGATCCCAGATAAAGGTCAATGGATCGCTATCCGGATCGAACGAGCCGGTGCCGTCCAGATTGACCACGGTGCCGATCGGCACGGTGGCGTCGTCGCCCGCGTCCGCGACCGGCTCGGTGTTCGACGTGTTGAAGAACTTGAGGACCAGAAGATCCGCCCCGCCCGCGTAGCCGTTTCGCCCGTCGAAGAAGCCGACCGAAAGCAGCGCGCCCGCGCCGCTGTAGTCGTCCGCTTGCCACGTCTGCCCGCCGTCTTCCGTTTTGACGATGACGGCCTGGTTGCTGTAGGAGAAACCGACACCCCAGCCGACCTGCGGATTCAGCATCTGGAAATCCGCGATCAGGTAGAACGAATTGGGATCGCCGATGCCCGGCACCGACGGCATCGTTGCCTCGTCCCACGTCGCGCCGCCATTGGTGGTGTAATTCAGCGAGAACGACGCCGAGAACAGGCTCGACGCCAGGTACCAGCCCGTATTCGCATCCAGGAATTGAACCTTGCGGATACCGCGCGGCCCGTCGGAGGCGATGATGTTCCAGGACGCGCCGCCGTTATCCGTGCGGATGATCTCGCCGTTGACGCCTTGCACGTCCTCGAATTCGACGTATTCGTCATGCGTCTCGAACGATATGAAGAAGGTCTGATTATCGACGACCGACACGCTTGTCGCCGTCGATTCGTCGGAAACCAGCGCCGGCGCCATCAGCGACCAGCTCGTGCCGCCATTGCCGGTGATCCAGAGGTTGTCGAACTCGCCCGCCGCCACGCCGAGGTTCGTATCCGCGAATCCCGCCGCCGTCAGCGTCGCGGATTGCGGCGCGCCCGTCAGCGCGATCGGCGTCCATTCGGTCGTGTAGTCGCCGCCGCCGGTCGCCGTGTTCGCGATGTACGGGTACGGAGCGTTGAGATCGAAAAGACTGCATCCCGTGTAGCCGTTGCCCCAGGAACCGAAGGCCAGGCCGTTGTTCGCGTCGAAGAAATGCGTGTCGCGTACGTAAAGGTACGCGCGGCACCCGAAGTCCGGACCCGGGAACTGATTCACCTCGAACGGATAGGTCAGCGTCACGCCGCTATCCACCGATTTCATCAGGAACTTCGCCGTGATGAGCGACGGCGCGATAAAGGCCTCGCCGACACCGACGAAGGTCGACTCCGACTGCGGATACATTTTCGTGATCGATCCGTAATCCGCGAACCCCGTCAGTTGGTGCTGCTCGGTCCAGAACGTCGCATGGGCGCCCGTTGCGAACACGAGCGTCAGCGCGGCGCATATCGCCGCCGCCGTGAATTTCGACCGCATGATTTCCCTCCTCATGGCCTGGTCAATGGAATCGCGAAAACCGCGCCCGCGCGCGGGCCGTGATCCTGGCTGTATTTTCGGCCAAGGTCGTAACACGGAAGTAAGAAATAGGAAATAGGAAATAGGAGATAGAAAACAGCGCATCGCAACGTGCCGCGTGGGCGCGCCGGCGGCGATGGTGCCCGTCGCTTTCGTGAAGGCGCGCCGCATTTTCCGTCGACGATCGCTTCGTCGTCGCGGAGCCGACGCGATGGCGCCTCTTTCCTCTTTCCTATTTCCTATTTCCTACTTTCCGTTTCCTGCCCCCGCGCACAGCCGTTTCACCGTCGCAAGGCGCATGAATTCGCATTTCTTGCGGTAATTGAAATTCGAGGCCTTCGCGCAACGCTCGGCCTTGAGCCCGTCAAGCGCGCTATCGACGCACAGGATCCGTTCGGCCTCCGGCTTCGCGCCGCAATCCGCCTCGATCTTTTCGACCGCCGGGCAAATGTCGAGCTCGACAACCCACGACACCGGTGTTTCCGGCGCTGGCGTGGCGCCCGGCCCCGTCAAATACCCCAGCGAACGCAGTTGCTCCGGATCAGTGACCTCCGGATTTTCGATGAGCTGCGGTGTCACGATCGGAGCGAGCGTCGCGGCGGCGTCGGCCGCGGCCGCGAGATCTTCCGGCGGCGATGTATCCGGCAGCAGATTCGTGCGCTCGCCGGGATCGGCCGCAAGGTCGTACATCTCGCGGGTGCTCCGAAACGTGTCGTGGATGAGCTTGTACGGCCAGGCGATCGCTCCGTGCGCCTCGATCGGTCCGCGCTTCAAATGCAGGGGGAACGCGCGGCCGGTGGGAATGTTTCCGCGCAGGTCCACGCCCGGCACGTTCGGCGGAAGCGGCGCCTTTCCGAGCGTAAGAAGCGTCGGCAACACGTCGACGAGCGCGACCGGCTCCGTGACACGCCGCGCCGGGATCGCCTCGCCGCCTTGCTCCGGTACGTGGACCAACAGCGGGACGCGCACGGTTTCGTTGTAGAGATCGAAGCCGTGCAACATGTTGCCGTGGTCGTTGAAACCCTCGCCATGGTCCGAGACAAAGACGATCGCCGCGCGATCCGCGCCCGGCAGATCGGCGAGGATGCGGCCGATCACCTCGTCGGTGGCGGCGATCTCCGAGTCGTACGCGTCCGAAAGCGCGGCAAGCTGCTTCGCGTTCTCCGGCCGGTCGAAGTAGTCGTCCGCCAGGCCGAGTTGCACGTCGCCGTGATCCGCGTTCACCGACAAAAACGCCTCGTTGTCGAAGCCGGGCGCAACAGCGGTGATTTGCGGCTCACGCACGATGTAGGGTGCATGCGGATCGAAAAAGTGCATGAAGACGAAATACGGTTGCCCGTCTTTTTCCCGCTCGGACAGGGACGTGAAGTCCTCGCGGATGAGCTGCTCGATCATCTCCGCGTTCGCGGTCGCCGGACTCTCGAAGTGCGTGAATCCCTGGCCGAAACCCGTCTGCCGCGTGATGTGCGCGTTCGTGGAATATCCGTACGTCTCGTAGCCGGCGCCGGCGAGGCGCTCGGCGATCGTCTCGTACGCCTCGGGGAGCTGGTGCTGAAAGCTCACCTTGCCCATGAACTGCAAGCCTTCCGTGACGCCGTGCTCGCGCGGCCAAAGACCCGTGAACATCGTCGCCACGCTCGGCACCGTCCAGGAACTTGGCGCGAACGCGTTGTCAAAAACGAGCGATTCGGACGCGAGCCTGTCGAAAACGGGCGAGGTCGGCCGCGTATAGCCGTACGCTCCCATGCGATCCGCGCGCAGCGTATCGACGATGATCAAAACGATGTGCGGACGGCTCATCGGCGCGCGCGGCCGCGCGTACCGAAACACCACCGCCGCCGTCAGCGCGGCGACTACGACTGTAAGGGCCAGAACAAGCTTTTTCATGGCCGGGAATGCTAGGGGTGCGCGGGACGTGTGTCAAAACCGCGCGCCTTGATCCGGCGAACGACGCGCGTTAGGAGGCGGCGCGGGCCGCTAGACCGTTCGCTCGCCTCCCGATGTCAGCCGGAGCGCGAACGCGCCGAGGGCCTCGGTCGCCGCCGCGGAGCATTCCACGTAGGTGTCGATCATCTCGCGCGGCAAAACCTCGCCCTGGGGAAGAAGCTTGCGCCCGCAGTCGTGCTGAAGACGGACCGTGCCCCGGAGCAGCCGGAGCGCGTCTGATTCCGTGGGAGCGTCCGCGGACGATCGCGTTTTGAAGGCCGCGGCCCGGCGCAGAAGCATCTTTCGCGTTTGCGCGAGCCGGGGGAGT from bacterium includes:
- a CDS encoding sulfatase-like hydrolase/transferase, whose product is MKKLVLALTVVVAALTAAVVFRYARPRAPMSRPHIVLIIVDTLRADRMGAYGYTRPTSPVFDRLASESLVFDNAFAPSSWTVPSVATMFTGLWPREHGVTEGLQFMGKVSFQHQLPEAYETIAERLAGAGYETYGYSTNAHITRQTGFGQGFTHFESPATANAEMIEQLIREDFTSLSEREKDGQPYFVFMHFFDPHAPYIVREPQITAVAPGFDNEAFLSVNADHGDVQLGLADDYFDRPENAKQLAALSDAYDSEIAATDEVIGRILADLPGADRAAIVFVSDHGEGFNDHGNMLHGFDLYNETVRVPLLVHVPEQGGEAIPARRVTEPVALVDVLPTLLTLGKAPLPPNVPGVDLRGNIPTGRAFPLHLKRGPIEAHGAIAWPYKLIHDTFRSTREMYDLAADPGERTNLLPDTSPPEDLAAAADAAATLAPIVTPQLIENPEVTDPEQLRSLGYLTGPGATPAPETPVSWVVELDICPAVEKIEADCGAKPEAERILCVDSALDGLKAERCAKASNFNYRKKCEFMRLATVKRLCAGAGNGK